One Panicum virgatum strain AP13 chromosome 3N, P.virgatum_v5, whole genome shotgun sequence DNA segment encodes these proteins:
- the LOC120665721 gene encoding beta-glucosidase 22-like, translated as MGAPSRICRHVLALLSLQLLLVAPWHGETAAARALNFTRQDFPRDFVFGAGTSAYQYEGATDEDGRSPSIWDTFTHAGRMPDKSTGDLGADGYHKYKEDVKLMSDTGLEAYRFSISWSRLIPRGRGPINPKGLEYYNNLINELVKRGIEIHVTLYHLDFPQILEDEYHGWLSPRVVEDFAAYADACFREFGDRVRHWTTMDEPNVISIAAYDSGAFPPCRCSAPFGINCTAGNSTVEPYIVGHNSILAHAAAVKLYREKYQATQKGFVGMNLYSFWNYPFSSSPADVAATQRSFDFMIGWILNPLVYGDYPESMKRIVGSRLPKFTKEQSEMIRGTADFVGINHYTSVYVSDRSNSADTGLRDYNGDLAATFRFSRNDPPSGQFIPVGMPTDPQGLQYMLEYLTNTYKNVPIYVQENGYGAYFNDSIEDHKRVEYLSGYIGSTVTALRNGANVKGYFVWSFLDVFELLAGYYSRYGLYHVDFKDPELPRQPKLSAQWYSEFLRSEIRINIESMISTDASSHAEQ; from the exons ATGGGGGCCCCTTCTCGTATCTGCAGGCACGTCCTCGCCCTCCTGTCGCTCCAGCTGCTTCTTGTGGCGCCATGGCAtggcgagacggcggcggctcgagctcTCAACTTCACGAGGCAGGATTTCCCCCGGGACTTCGTCTTTGGGGCCGGCACATCAGCGTATCAG TACGAGGGGGCAACCGATGAAGACGGAAGGAGCCCAAGCATCTGGGACACTTTCACTCATGCAG GCAGGATGCCGGACAAGAGCACAGGAGATCTCGGCGCAGACGGCTACCACAAATACAAG GAGGATGTGAAGTTGATGAGTGATACTGGCCTGGAGGCCTACCGCTTCTCCATTTCTTGGTCCAGGCTTATTCCAA GAGGAAGAGGACCCATCAACCCAAAGGGGCTCGAGTATTACAACAACCTGATAAATGAGCTAGTAAAACGGG GCATCGAGATACACGTGACCCTGTACCACCTGGATTTCCCTCAGATCCTGGAGGACGAGTACCACGGGTGGCTGAGCCCCAGGGTCGT GGAGGACTTCGCGGCGTACGCGGACGCGTGCTTCCGGGAGTTCGGCGACCGGGTGAGGCACTGGACCACCATGGACGAGCCCAACGTGATCTCCATCGCCGCCTACGACAGCGGCGCCTTCCCGCCCTGCCGCTGCTCCGCGCCGTTCGGCATCAACTGCACCGCCGGGAACTCCACCGTGGAGCCCTACATCGTCGGCCACAACTCCATCCTcgcacacgccgccgccgtcaagctCTACAGAGAAAAGTACCAG GCTACGCAGAAGGGCTTCGTTGGCATGAACCTCTACAGCTTCTGGAACTACCCGTTCTCGTCGAGCCCCGCTGACGTTGCGGCGACGCAGAGATCATTCGACTTCATGATTGGTTG GATCCTAAACCCATTGGTATATGGAGACTATCCTGAAAGCATGAAGAGGATAGTTGGGTCCCGGCTCCCGAAGTTCACCAAAGAACAGTCGGAGATGATCCGTGGGACGGCTGATTTCGTTGGCATAAACCACTACACCTCAGTGTATGTTAGCGATCGATCCAACAGCGCAGATACCGGGCTCCGGGACTACAATGGTGATCTGGCCGCTACCTTCAGAT TTTCTCGCAATGATCCACCCTCTGGTCAG TTTATTCCAGTCGGCATGCCTACTGATCCACAGGGGCTGCAATATATGCTCGAATACCTCACCAACACTTACAAGAACGTTCCTATCTATGTACAAGAAAACG GATATGGGGCGTATTTCAATGACTCAATTGAGGACCATAAGAGAGTAGAGTACTTGAGTGGCTACATTGGCAGCACTGTCACTGCACTAAG GAATGGAGCCAATGTGAAGGGCTATTTTGTTTGGTCATTCCTGGATGTATTTGAGCTGCTAGCAGGCTACTATTCGCGATACGGTCTCTATCATGTTGATTTTAAGGACCCAGAGCTGCCAAGGCAGCCGAAACTCTCTGCCCAGTGGTACTCCGAATTTTTGAGGAGTGAGATCAGAATAAACATAGAAAGCATGATCAGTACGGATGCAAGCTCACATGCTGAGCAATAA